A genomic window from Clostridium cylindrosporum DSM 605 includes:
- the cobI gene encoding precorrin-2 C(20)-methyltransferase codes for MENGKLYGVGVGPGDPELITLKAVNTIRKCDIIAVPRSGESEKVAFSIAKGAVNDIECKEIVEIDMPMTRDKDILNASHEAGANILIDLIKKGKNIAFLTLGDPCIYSTYIYIHKRVLSKGYSAEIIPGVPSFCAVAARLNEGLVEGAEPLHIIPASYKGASEGLDFKGTKVLMKTGRSINKVKESLKEKGLYENAKMVQRCTMDGEAVFDSLDDVDESSSYFSIIVVKDKE; via the coding sequence ATGGAAAATGGGAAACTTTATGGAGTAGGGGTAGGCCCTGGGGACCCAGAGCTTATAACCTTAAAGGCAGTAAATACTATAAGAAAATGTGATATAATCGCAGTTCCAAGATCAGGGGAAAGTGAAAAGGTTGCATTTAGCATCGCTAAAGGTGCAGTTAATGATATAGAATGTAAGGAAATAGTTGAGATAGATATGCCAATGACTAGAGATAAGGATATTCTAAATGCTAGTCATGAGGCAGGGGCAAATATACTAATAGATTTAATTAAAAAGGGAAAGAATATAGCATTTCTAACACTAGGAGATCCGTGTATATATTCTACATATATCTATATTCACAAACGCGTGTTAAGTAAGGGCTATAGTGCTGAAATAATCCCTGGGGTTCCTTCATTTTGTGCAGTAGCAGCAAGATTAAACGAAGGTCTTGTTGAAGGGGCAGAGCCACTTCACATAATACCTGCATCATATAAAGGTGCAAGTGAAGGACTAGACTTTAAGGGGACTAAGGTTCTTATGAAAACGGGAAGATCGATAAATAAGGTTAAGGAGTCTCTTAAGGAAAAGGGACTATATGAAAATGCTAAAATGGTTCAAAGATGTACAATGGATGGAGAGGCTGTTTTTGATAGCCTTGATGATGTAGATGAAAGTTCAAGCTATTTTTCTATAATAGTTGTAAAGGATAAGGAGTAG
- the cobM gene encoding precorrin-4 C(11)-methyltransferase — MIHFVGAGPGAVDLITVRGKTLLEAADVIIYAGSLVNPELLTYKKESCRVYNSAKMTLDEVIDVMKESTDNGEMVVRLHTGDPSIYGAIREQMDRLDTLNIEYNVTPGVSSFFGAAATLKKEYTLPNVSQTVIITRMAGRTPVPEKEEIALLASHNATMVIFLSTGMLEALRERLLVGGYRKDTPAAIVYKATWDDEKKFICTVDTLPEVARENNITKTALIIVGDFLGNEYELSKLYDPSFTHEFREASK; from the coding sequence ATGATACATTTTGTTGGTGCAGGTCCAGGAGCAGTGGATTTAATTACAGTTAGAGGAAAAACTTTACTTGAGGCAGCTGATGTAATAATATATGCAGGTTCACTTGTGAACCCTGAGCTTTTAACATATAAGAAGGAAAGCTGCAGGGTTTATAATAGTGCTAAGATGACCCTTGATGAAGTTATAGATGTTATGAAGGAGTCAACAGATAATGGTGAAATGGTCGTAAGACTTCATACAGGGGACCCTAGTATATATGGTGCAATTAGAGAGCAAATGGATAGACTAGATACACTTAATATAGAGTACAATGTGACTCCAGGTGTTAGCTCGTTTTTCGGTGCAGCTGCAACTCTTAAAAAGGAGTACACACTTCCAAATGTGTCACAAACAGTTATTATAACTCGTATGGCAGGAAGAACTCCAGTACCTGAAAAAGAGGAAATAGCTCTACTTGCTAGTCACAATGCTACAATGGTTATATTCCTAAGTACAGGAATGCTTGAAGCTCTTCGTGAAAGACTTTTAGTTGGAGGATACAGAAAGGATACACCAGCGGCTATTGTTTATAAGGCTACTTGGGATGATGAGAAAAAGTTCATATGTACAGTTGATACACTGCCAGAGGTTGCTCGTGAAAACAATATTACTAAAACAGCTTTAATAATAGTTGGTGACTTTCTTGGAAACGAATATGAGCTATCAAAGCTATATGACCCAAGCTTTACACATGAGTTTAGAGAGGCGAGTAAGTAA
- a CDS encoding cobalt-precorrin 5A hydrolase, whose amino-acid sequence MKIAVVSFTRNGAKLTKSISLKLASSNDVEGYTLEKFSKEYDLNTISSGLKAWTEDMFASRNAIVFVGACGIAVRSIAPFIKDKTKDPAVIVVDELGRHVISLLSGHIGGANSLATTIATITGGEAIISTATDINNRFSVDTFAKANDLYISDMAIAKEVSSRVLENEKIGLLCDFSIDSNIHSDLKLTTSSDIGIAITLDDMKKPYKRTLSLIPRIVSLGIGCRRNTPLENIEELVLKTLKENNISLKGVRNVSSINIKADEKGLVDFCTKYNLNFITFTPDELNEAKGDFTRSGFVKSITGVDNVCERAAVLGSDNGSLIIRKTCRNSVTLAVAVKKWGADFEG is encoded by the coding sequence ATGAAAATAGCAGTAGTATCCTTTACTAGAAATGGAGCAAAGCTAACTAAAAGTATTAGCTTAAAGTTAGCTTCAAGTAACGATGTAGAAGGCTACACACTGGAGAAATTCTCTAAGGAATATGATTTAAATACTATAAGTAGTGGACTTAAAGCTTGGACAGAGGATATGTTTGCATCAAGGAATGCTATTGTATTTGTAGGTGCCTGTGGTATAGCAGTAAGGTCCATTGCACCTTTTATAAAGGATAAAACAAAGGACCCTGCTGTTATAGTAGTAGATGAACTAGGAAGACATGTTATATCACTACTTTCTGGACATATAGGGGGAGCTAATTCCCTAGCTACTACAATAGCTACTATAACAGGGGGAGAGGCTATAATATCTACTGCAACGGATATTAATAATAGGTTTTCAGTTGATACCTTTGCTAAGGCAAATGACCTATACATAAGTGATATGGCTATTGCAAAGGAGGTTTCATCTAGGGTACTTGAAAATGAGAAAATAGGATTACTATGTGACTTTAGTATAGACTCTAATATCCATAGTGACTTAAAGCTAACCACTTCAAGTGATATTGGGATTGCAATTACACTAGATGATATGAAAAAGCCATATAAGAGAACACTATCTCTTATTCCAAGGATAGTGTCCCTTGGAATAGGATGTAGAAGGAATACTCCACTTGAAAACATTGAGGAGTTAGTACTTAAGACTCTTAAGGAAAATAATATATCACTTAAAGGTGTTAGAAATGTTTCATCAATTAACATTAAAGCAGATGAAAAGGGATTAGTTGATTTTTGTACTAAGTACAACTTAAACTTTATAACATTTACACCTGATGAGCTTAATGAGGCAAAAGGAGATTTTACGAGGTCTGGCTTTGTTAAAAGCATTACTGGGGTAGATAATGTATGTGAAAGAGCAGCGGTGCTTGGGAGTGACAATGGTAGTTTAATTATTAGGAAGACATGTAGAAATTCTGTTACACTAGCAGTAGCAGTTAAGAAATGGGGTGCTGATTTTGAAGGTTAG
- the hemA gene encoding glutamyl-tRNA reductase yields MKVSMIGIDHSKASIEFREKFAFTKSKVVLALNDIRNKFPVSGCVIISTCNRTEIWFSKFLGDDEDIYKVIGEIYDMDESLYREFFTVRHGNEAVKHLFELSCGLKSKIIGEDQILTQVKESASISREEGTIDTVLEKLFQMAITSAKRVKTNVRLTPVDTSVATKVLDLLKVKYTSLKEVKCLVIGNGEVGRLTAKTLVDAGCSVSMTLRQYKRGVVQVPEGCRIIQYDDRIDYVNESDVVISGTLSPHYTLIYDDVKAVIDDRKRLFIDLAIPRDIDTKIKDLEGVELYDIDSLSENENSTNEVLEAQIIKVESILNKYINEFKEFYYNREIRRVKFEMKKKSEVN; encoded by the coding sequence TTGAAGGTTAGTATGATAGGAATTGACCACAGCAAGGCTAGTATAGAATTTAGAGAGAAGTTTGCATTTACCAAATCAAAGGTAGTACTTGCATTAAATGACATAAGAAATAAATTCCCTGTTAGCGGATGTGTAATTATATCAACTTGTAACCGTACAGAAATATGGTTTAGTAAATTTTTAGGTGATGATGAGGACATTTATAAAGTAATAGGAGAAATCTATGATATGGATGAATCACTTTATAGAGAATTCTTTACTGTGAGACACGGAAATGAAGCAGTAAAACATCTATTTGAACTTTCATGTGGGTTAAAGTCAAAGATAATAGGAGAGGATCAGATTTTAACTCAGGTTAAAGAAAGTGCATCAATTTCAAGGGAAGAGGGAACAATAGACACTGTTTTAGAAAAGTTATTTCAAATGGCAATAACCTCAGCAAAGAGGGTAAAGACAAATGTTAGACTAACACCTGTTGATACTTCGGTTGCAACTAAGGTTTTAGACTTACTTAAAGTTAAATACACTTCACTTAAAGAAGTTAAATGCCTAGTTATAGGCAATGGCGAAGTAGGAAGACTTACAGCAAAGACATTAGTAGATGCAGGTTGCAGTGTTTCTATGACTCTTCGCCAGTATAAAAGGGGGGTAGTTCAAGTACCCGAAGGGTGTAGAATTATTCAATATGATGACAGAATAGATTATGTCAACGAATCAGATGTAGTTATAAGTGGTACTTTAAGTCCACATTATACTTTAATCTATGATGATGTAAAGGCAGTAATTGATGATAGAAAAAGGCTGTTTATAGACCTTGCAATACCACGTGATATAGACACTAAAATAAAGGACTTAGAAGGCGTAGAGCTTTATGATATAGATTCACTAAGCGAAAATGAAAATAGTACAAATGAGGTTCTTGAGGCTCAGATAATTAAAGTAGAGTCAATACTTAATAAATATATAAATGAATTTAAAGAGTTTTATTACAATAGAGAAATAAGAAGAGTCAAATTCGAAATGAAAAAGAAATCAGAGGTGAACTAA
- the cobJ gene encoding precorrin-3B C(17)-methyltransferase, giving the protein MKVYVVGLGPGGFNEITPRAMAAMEESDVIAGYSVYIDLIKDKFSHKTLLTTPMKREVDRCHMALEEAVKGKTVSMVCSGDAGVYGMAGLIYEVSQQYDPVEIEVISGITAACSGAAILGAPLIHDFAVISLSDLLTPLELIKKRLEAAAMADFVICLYNPSSKKRFDYLMKACDIIVRYRSANTPCGIVRNIGREGEEYKVMTLKELRNTEVDMFTTVFIGNSKTKVISGKMVTPRGYKDV; this is encoded by the coding sequence ATGAAAGTATATGTTGTAGGACTAGGACCAGGAGGGTTCAACGAGATAACACCAAGGGCAATGGCCGCTATGGAGGAAAGTGACGTTATAGCTGGATACAGCGTTTATATAGACCTTATAAAGGATAAATTTTCACACAAGACACTACTTACAACTCCTATGAAAAGGGAAGTTGATAGATGTCATATGGCACTTGAGGAAGCGGTAAAGGGAAAAACTGTTTCTATGGTTTGTAGTGGAGATGCTGGAGTATATGGAATGGCAGGACTTATATATGAAGTATCACAGCAGTATGATCCAGTTGAAATAGAGGTTATAAGTGGTATAACAGCAGCATGTAGTGGTGCAGCTATACTTGGAGCGCCACTTATTCATGACTTTGCAGTAATTAGTTTAAGTGATCTTTTAACTCCACTTGAACTAATTAAGAAAAGATTAGAAGCTGCAGCAATGGCTGACTTCGTTATTTGTTTATATAACCCATCAAGTAAAAAGCGTTTTGATTACCTTATGAAGGCATGTGACATAATCGTACGCTATAGAAGTGCTAATACTCCATGTGGAATAGTTAGAAACATAGGCCGCGAAGGTGAAGAGTACAAGGTTATGACGCTTAAGGAACTTAGAAACACTGAAGTAGATATGTTTACAACTGTTTTCATAGGTAATTCAAAGACTAAGGTTATTTCTGGAAAAATGGTAACTCCAAGGGGTTATAAGGATGTATAA
- the cobK gene encoding precorrin-6A reductase: MYKILIFGGTTEGRILTERLSRYNIDITVSVATETGRDVLPKGDNIKCLVNRLTREEMAKLIGSGFNLVIDATHPYASEVTENILAASKESNVEYIRLLRKEEKVASCIYVKSIDEAIDYLNTVDGNILLTTGSRDLHEFIKVNNYETRVFARVLPTVDVMEKCYSIGLKAKNIIAMQGPFTLELNSAILAQINAKYMVTKESGDVGGFQEKVDAALKSMAQLIVIGRPLKEIGYSLEEIEQRILSHLKLDYKKEDIKRYFPLFVDLEDKLVKVFGGGNIALRRIKTLLNFNCKVEVIAPKVLDEIKTLEIEGKIKLTLETYNEGDCKGSDIVLALTDNREVNHRIYSECTELNILCNIGDKKEECSFYFPGVVIKDNVVVGVTASGLNHSEAKKVTRIVRDIFN; encoded by the coding sequence ATGTATAAAATCCTCATTTTTGGTGGAACTACCGAGGGGAGAATTCTTACAGAAAGACTCTCTAGGTACAATATAGATATTACTGTCTCAGTTGCAACTGAAACTGGACGTGATGTACTTCCTAAAGGGGATAATATAAAGTGCCTAGTTAATAGACTAACTAGAGAAGAAATGGCAAAACTTATAGGTAGTGGATTTAACTTAGTTATAGATGCCACCCACCCCTATGCAAGTGAAGTTACAGAGAATATATTAGCTGCATCTAAGGAATCTAATGTAGAGTATATAAGACTTCTAAGGAAGGAAGAAAAGGTAGCTAGCTGTATATATGTAAAAAGCATAGATGAAGCTATAGATTACCTAAATACTGTAGATGGAAACATTCTGCTTACTACAGGAAGTCGTGACCTTCATGAATTTATAAAGGTTAATAATTATGAAACTAGAGTTTTTGCAAGGGTTCTTCCAACTGTAGATGTTATGGAAAAATGCTATAGCATAGGGCTTAAGGCTAAAAACATAATAGCTATGCAGGGGCCATTTACTTTGGAGCTTAATTCTGCAATCTTAGCTCAGATTAATGCAAAGTATATGGTGACTAAGGAATCAGGCGATGTTGGTGGATTCCAGGAGAAGGTAGATGCAGCATTAAAGTCAATGGCACAATTAATAGTTATAGGTAGACCCCTTAAGGAGATTGGCTATAGCTTAGAGGAAATTGAACAAAGAATACTAAGCCACTTAAAGCTTGATTACAAGAAAGAGGATATTAAAAGATATTTTCCACTATTCGTTGATTTAGAAGATAAATTGGTTAAGGTTTTTGGAGGGGGAAATATAGCTCTTAGACGTATAAAAACCCTACTTAACTTTAACTGCAAAGTAGAGGTTATAGCACCTAAAGTGCTTGATGAGATAAAGACTTTAGAAATTGAAGGTAAGATAAAGTTAACTCTTGAAACCTACAATGAAGGTGATTGCAAGGGTTCAGATATAGTACTTGCCCTAACAGACAATAGGGAAGTAAACCATAGAATATATAGTGAATGCACAGAGCTAAATATTCTATGCAATATAGGAGATAAGAAGGAAGAATGTAGTTTCTATTTTCCTGGAGTTGTAATTAAAGATAATGTTGTAGTTGGTGTAACTGCAAGTGGATTAAACCACAGTGAAGCAAAAAAGGTAACGCGGATTGTTCGAGATATATTTAATTAG
- the hemC gene encoding hydroxymethylbilane synthase: MARRKIVVGSRESKLAVLQTRIVMDSIKRHNPDIELELITMKTTGDKILDRTLDKVGGKGLFVKELDMALMEGRIDLSVHSLKDMPMETPGQLPLVALSEREDPRDVLIYPFGEEELDKSKCIGTSSFRRKLLLRNLYPDVGVDWIRGNLQTRLSKLDSGQFSAIVLAAAGIKRLGLEHRIGRFFSTDEVIPPAGQGVLAVQGRAGEDYSFLENVNNKIANYTSDAERSFVRTLNGGCSSPVAAYAIVHGNEIKLRGLYYNEETEQYTIGETVGDVKDGIKLGEELALKLRKEG; encoded by the coding sequence ATGGCTAGAAGAAAGATAGTAGTTGGAAGTCGTGAAAGTAAATTAGCGGTTCTTCAAACAAGAATAGTAATGGATTCAATTAAGAGACACAATCCTGATATTGAACTAGAACTTATAACAATGAAAACAACAGGTGACAAGATACTAGACAGAACCCTTGATAAGGTAGGGGGAAAGGGTCTATTTGTCAAGGAACTTGATATGGCATTAATGGAGGGAAGAATAGATTTATCTGTTCATAGTCTAAAGGATATGCCAATGGAAACTCCAGGGCAGCTTCCACTTGTTGCCCTATCTGAAAGAGAAGACCCAAGGGACGTTCTTATATATCCCTTTGGAGAAGAGGAATTAGATAAGAGTAAGTGTATTGGAACTTCTAGCTTTAGAAGAAAACTTCTACTTAGAAACCTTTACCCAGATGTAGGGGTTGATTGGATAAGAGGAAATCTTCAAACACGCCTTTCAAAGCTTGACTCTGGTCAGTTTTCAGCTATTGTTCTTGCAGCAGCGGGAATTAAAAGATTAGGACTTGAACATAGAATTGGTAGATTCTTTTCAACAGATGAAGTTATACCACCTGCAGGTCAAGGAGTACTTGCTGTTCAAGGAAGAGCGGGAGAGGATTATTCATTCCTTGAAAATGTAAATAACAAAATAGCAAACTACACATCAGATGCTGAAAGAAGCTTTGTAAGAACACTTAATGGAGGATGTAGTTCTCCAGTTGCAGCATATGCTATTGTTCATGGAAATGAAATAAAGCTAAGGGGGCTTTATTATAATGAGGAAACTGAGCAGTACACAATAGGTGAAACAGTAGGCGATGTGAAAGATGGTATTAAACTTGGGGAAGAGCTTGCACTTAAGCTTAGAAAAGAGGGATAG
- the cobA gene encoding uroporphyrinogen-III C-methyltransferase: MGKGKVWLVGAGPSDVGLFTLKGREVLEKADVVVYDKLVGGGILSLIPNETELIYVGKTSGNHPVPQDRINEILLEEALKGKNVARLKGGDPFLFGRGGEELELLVEHGIEFEIVPGITSAISVPAYAGIPVTHRDFTSSLHIITGHTKKESAPSIDFESLVKLNGTLVFLMGVSSLEVICKGLIDAGMDKTTPAAIIESGTTSRQRKVVSTVEYLSSEARDAKIKTPGLIIVGKVAQLSDKFSWAEKRPLAGTKVLVTRPKSLASRLSKKLYDNGAEVIELPTIETKAIEDNSLLLGEIKNIKDYGWIVFTSPTGVNVFFESLKVNSIDIRSLLGVKFAAVGSATAKAIEDRGIIVDFIPSMFNGKVLAIELSPKVNGEKVMIPRAKDGTLDIVEEFKKANIDYRDIPIYETIIKETEVDNIEDFDYVAFTSASTVKGFVNSVKTDYSRLKAICIGESTEGEAKKYSMETFVAKRATLDSMVELLIELRGN; encoded by the coding sequence ATGGGAAAAGGAAAGGTATGGCTTGTTGGAGCAGGACCATCTGATGTAGGATTATTCACCTTAAAGGGACGTGAAGTATTAGAGAAGGCAGATGTTGTTGTATATGATAAGTTAGTTGGTGGAGGGATATTAAGCCTTATTCCAAATGAGACAGAGCTTATATATGTAGGAAAGACATCGGGAAATCATCCAGTGCCTCAAGACAGAATAAACGAAATATTACTTGAAGAAGCACTTAAAGGAAAGAATGTAGCAAGGCTTAAAGGGGGAGACCCATTTCTATTTGGTAGAGGTGGAGAGGAACTTGAACTTCTAGTTGAACATGGAATTGAGTTTGAGATAGTACCAGGTATAACTTCAGCTATATCAGTTCCAGCATATGCAGGAATCCCAGTAACCCATAGAGACTTTACCTCATCGCTACATATTATAACTGGGCATACTAAAAAGGAAAGTGCTCCTAGCATTGACTTTGAATCACTTGTTAAGTTAAATGGGACACTGGTATTTTTAATGGGTGTTTCCTCACTTGAAGTTATATGTAAGGGACTAATTGATGCAGGAATGGATAAAACTACACCTGCTGCAATAATAGAAAGTGGAACAACATCAAGACAAAGAAAGGTTGTTTCAACTGTTGAGTATTTATCAAGTGAGGCAAGGGATGCAAAGATAAAAACCCCAGGTCTTATAATAGTAGGAAAGGTTGCTCAGCTTTCAGATAAGTTTAGCTGGGCAGAGAAAAGACCTCTAGCAGGTACTAAGGTACTAGTTACTAGACCTAAGAGCCTTGCATCTAGACTTTCTAAGAAGCTTTATGATAATGGTGCAGAGGTTATAGAACTTCCTACTATAGAAACTAAGGCTATAGAGGATAATAGTCTTCTTTTAGGGGAAATTAAAAATATAAAGGACTATGGATGGATTGTGTTTACAAGTCCAACTGGAGTTAATGTATTCTTTGAGTCTCTTAAAGTGAATTCTATAGATATTAGAAGCCTACTTGGAGTTAAGTTTGCAGCTGTAGGAAGTGCAACAGCCAAGGCCATTGAGGATAGAGGAATTATAGTGGACTTTATTCCGTCAATGTTTAATGGAAAGGTACTAGCTATAGAACTATCACCTAAGGTAAATGGCGAGAAGGTTATGATTCCAAGGGCAAAGGACGGTACACTTGATATTGTAGAAGAGTTTAAGAAAGCTAACATAGATTACAGAGACATTCCTATATATGAGACGATTATTAAGGAAACTGAGGTTGATAATATAGAAGACTTTGATTATGTAGCATTTACAAGTGCTAGTACAGTTAAGGGCTTTGTAAATTCAGTTAAGACAGACTATTCGAGGCTAAAGGCTATATGTATAGGAGAGAGTACTGAAGGAGAAGCTAAGAAGTACTCTATGGAAACCTTTGTAGCAAAGAGGGCTACACTTGATTCCATGGTTGAACTTTTGATTGAATTGAGAGGTAATTAA
- the hemB gene encoding porphobilinogen synthase — protein MDLINRPRRLRDRDILRDMVRETRISKSSLIYPIFIKEGKGIIEDISSMEGQKRYSIDMLGHALEDISKSGVNKVLLFGIPEHKDEVGSGAYAEDGIIQKALRYAKEKYPNLFYITDVCLCEYTSHGHCGMLNGHRIDNDTTLPLLAKTALSHVEAGADMVAPSDMMDGRIGAIRHELDKNGFHGTPIMSYSVKYASAFYGPFREAAGSAPSFGDRKTYQMDYHNKKEGLKQAALDINQGADIIMVKPALSYLDVINEVSSNFNVPVAAYSVSGEYSMIKAAAKAGYIDEMSIVCESATSIFRAGANILMTYYAKELAKYIDEGRIG, from the coding sequence ATGGATTTAATAAATAGACCAAGAAGACTTAGAGATCGTGATATTCTAAGGGACATGGTTAGAGAAACTAGAATATCAAAATCATCATTAATATACCCAATTTTCATTAAAGAGGGCAAGGGAATTATAGAGGATATATCTTCAATGGAGGGACAAAAAAGATATAGCATAGACATGCTAGGTCATGCCCTTGAGGATATTTCAAAAAGCGGAGTTAATAAGGTTTTATTATTTGGAATACCAGAGCATAAGGATGAAGTTGGAAGTGGTGCATACGCTGAGGATGGAATCATCCAAAAAGCACTAAGATATGCTAAGGAAAAGTATCCGAACCTTTTCTACATCACAGATGTATGCCTTTGTGAATATACATCACATGGTCACTGTGGAATGCTAAATGGACATAGAATTGATAACGATACAACTCTACCACTACTTGCGAAAACAGCTCTTTCACATGTAGAGGCAGGTGCAGATATGGTTGCACCATCTGATATGATGGACGGAAGAATAGGAGCTATAAGACATGAGCTTGATAAAAATGGATTCCATGGAACTCCTATAATGTCATACTCAGTTAAGTATGCATCAGCTTTCTACGGACCATTCCGTGAAGCTGCAGGGTCAGCTCCATCATTTGGTGATAGAAAAACATATCAAATGGACTACCATAACAAGAAGGAAGGCTTAAAACAAGCAGCACTTGATATAAATCAAGGAGCAGACATTATAATGGTTAAGCCTGCACTATCATACCTAGATGTTATTAATGAAGTATCAAGTAACTTTAATGTTCCAGTTGCTGCATATAGCGTTAGTGGAGAATACTCTATGATTAAGGCAGCGGCTAAGGCTGGATATATAGATGAAATGTCAATTGTATGTGAAAGTGCAACAAGCATTTTTAGAGCAGGGGCAAATATTCTAATGACATACTATGCAAAGGAACTTGCAAAATACATTGACGAAGGGAGAATAGGCTAA
- the hemL gene encoding glutamate-1-semialdehyde 2,1-aminomutase translates to MTISENLNIEAQKYIPGGVNSPVRAFRSVGSTPRFMKSADGAYLIDEDGNKYLDFIGSWGPMILGHNHPDVREAVIDAAASGLSFGAATKIEVEMAKLICEVVPSVELVRMVNSGTEAVMSALRVARGHTGRDKIIKFEGCYHGHSDSMLVKAGSGALTTGVPDSAGVPEGCAKDTLTAIYNDINSVERLFEENKGEIAAIIIEPVVANMGVVLPKDNFLQKLRDICTENGALLIFDEVITGFRLGIDGAQGYFNVKPDLTIFGKIIGGGMPVGAYGGKREIMENVAPLGKVYQAGTLSGNPIAMAAGITQLRTLRDNPKIYEHIRSLGNRLATGIEDIIKKHNLKCSVNNLESLCCFFFSPEKIEDYNGAKTSDTAAYAKYFNFMLNKGIYLAPAQFEAMFISNAHTEKDIDFTLECIEEYFTKGDM, encoded by the coding sequence ATGACAATTTCAGAAAACTTAAATATAGAGGCACAAAAGTATATACCAGGAGGGGTTAACAGCCCAGTTAGAGCATTTAGATCAGTTGGAAGTACTCCAAGATTTATGAAAAGTGCAGATGGAGCATATCTAATTGATGAAGACGGAAACAAATATCTTGATTTTATAGGTTCATGGGGACCAATGATTCTAGGACATAATCACCCAGATGTTCGAGAGGCAGTAATCGATGCAGCAGCAAGTGGATTAAGCTTTGGTGCAGCAACAAAGATAGAAGTTGAAATGGCAAAGCTTATATGTGAAGTTGTTCCTTCAGTTGAACTAGTTAGAATGGTTAACTCAGGAACAGAGGCTGTTATGAGTGCCCTTAGAGTAGCGAGAGGTCATACAGGAAGAGACAAGATAATTAAGTTTGAAGGATGTTACCACGGACATAGCGATTCAATGCTTGTAAAGGCAGGTTCAGGGGCACTAACAACAGGAGTTCCTGATAGTGCAGGGGTACCAGAAGGATGTGCAAAGGATACATTAACTGCTATATACAATGATATTAATAGTGTTGAGAGACTATTTGAAGAAAACAAAGGCGAGATTGCAGCTATAATTATAGAGCCTGTTGTTGCTAACATGGGAGTTGTACTACCTAAGGATAATTTCCTACAAAAGCTTCGTGATATATGCACTGAAAACGGTGCACTACTTATATTTGATGAGGTTATAACTGGATTTAGACTAGGAATAGATGGAGCTCAAGGATATTTTAACGTAAAGCCGGATCTAACTATATTCGGTAAGATTATAGGTGGCGGAATGCCTGTTGGAGCATATGGTGGAAAGAGAGAAATAATGGAAAACGTAGCTCCACTAGGAAAGGTATATCAAGCTGGGACACTAAGTGGTAACCCAATAGCAATGGCAGCTGGTATTACTCAACTAAGAACTCTTAGAGACAACCCTAAGATATATGAGCATATAAGAAGTCTTGGAAACAGATTAGCTACTGGAATAGAAGATATAATAAAGAAGCATAACTTAAAGTGCAGCGTTAATAACCTTGAATCTTTATGTTGTTTCTTCTTTAGCCCAGAAAAAATAGAAGACTATAATGGTGCTAAAACATCAGATACAGCAGCATATGCTAAGTACTTTAACTTTATGTTAAACAAGGGAATATATCTAGCACCTGCACAATTTGAAGCTATGTTTATATCAAATGCACATACAGAAAAGGATATAGACTTTACATTAGAATGCATAGAAGAATACTTTACTAAAGGAGATATGTAA
- a CDS encoding sirohydrochlorin chelatase, whose translation MTGVLLLAHGSREEDTMITMEKITSEVKNQLGLELVECAYLQFCDVNLEKGLEILISKGAKDIKVIPYFLFQGVHIKEDIPAELEEFKKNHADVSITFGDTLGSDKRLAMIVADRVREIL comes from the coding sequence ATGACAGGAGTACTATTATTAGCACACGGTAGCCGTGAAGAAGATACAATGATAACAATGGAAAAGATAACATCTGAGGTAAAGAACCAACTAGGACTAGAACTTGTTGAATGTGCTTACCTACAGTTTTGTGATGTTAACCTAGAAAAGGGGCTAGAGATCCTAATTTCTAAGGGAGCAAAGGATATAAAGGTTATACCATACTTCCTATTCCAAGGAGTACATATTAAAGAAGATATTCCAGCAGAGCTTGAAGAATTTAAGAAGAATCATGCAGATGTAAGTATAACATTTGGAGATACTCTAGGAAGTGACAAGCGTCTTGCTATGATAGTTGCAGATAGAGTTAGAGAGATTCTATAG